One segment of Candidatus Leptovillus gracilis DNA contains the following:
- a CDS encoding ABC transporter ATP-binding protein, translating into MGFILDGLDTEDYDRQYTDRELLARIVSYFKPYTREMMLVAVMITLNSLAGTGSPILIARGIDLLATNSTTQAMLLLSGGVLLLGVAAWVFNFIHQYFAAKVVGEVVLQLRRDVFEATVQHDMSFFDEHPSGKIVSRITSDTQDFAATVTLTMSLLSQMLLIIIMVGWLFSINVWLTLLLIGMSPLAVAIALSFRRIARRVTQNARRVTATINAQIQESVSGITVAKSFRQETAIYDTFNENNKLGYKTGVQRGLTLVSIFPIMGLASGLGTGMLIFAGGLATRPDSALAGVTGGISAGEWFLFMQAVGYFWWPMMGVASFWSQFQDGLSAAERTFALIDAEAKVVQTAVIPIPRLQGHIQFDHVAFRYTDKEVVLPDFSLDITAGEIIALVGHTGAGKSSIAKLITRFYEFQGGQILVDGRDIRTLDLSQYRQQIGLVPQEPFLFDGSVRDNIRYGLPQATDDRVAWAAAQIDNGDWLKALPHGLDTDVGERGSSLSMGQRQLVALARVILKDPAIFILDEATASVDPFTEAQIQEGLDMIMAQRTAVVIAHRLSTVKNADRIIVMANGRILEEGDHETLLAHSGHYADLYNTYFRHQSLAYIESGILELVEQA; encoded by the coding sequence ATGGGCTTTATCCTAGACGGACTCGACACAGAAGACTACGACCGGCAGTATACTGACCGAGAACTGCTGGCGCGTATTGTCAGCTACTTTAAACCCTACACCCGCGAGATGATGTTGGTGGCGGTGATGATTACCCTCAACTCCCTGGCGGGCACGGGCAGCCCCATCCTCATCGCCCGCGGCATAGACCTGTTGGCGACCAATTCCACCACCCAGGCGATGCTGCTGCTTTCCGGCGGCGTGCTGCTGCTGGGCGTGGCCGCCTGGGTGTTCAACTTCATCCACCAATACTTCGCCGCCAAAGTGGTGGGCGAGGTGGTGCTGCAACTGCGCCGCGATGTCTTCGAGGCCACCGTGCAGCACGACATGTCCTTCTTCGACGAGCATCCGTCCGGCAAAATCGTCAGCCGCATCACCTCCGATACGCAAGATTTCGCGGCCACCGTCACCCTGACGATGAGTTTGCTCAGCCAGATGCTGCTCATCATCATCATGGTCGGCTGGCTGTTCAGCATCAACGTCTGGCTGACGCTGCTGCTCATCGGCATGTCGCCGTTGGCGGTAGCCATCGCCCTCAGCTTCCGGCGCATTGCCCGCCGCGTGACGCAAAATGCCCGCCGCGTCACGGCGACCATCAACGCCCAAATTCAGGAATCGGTCAGCGGCATCACCGTCGCCAAGAGCTTCCGCCAGGAGACGGCCATCTACGACACCTTCAACGAGAACAACAAGTTGGGTTACAAAACGGGCGTGCAGCGCGGCCTGACGCTGGTCTCCATTTTTCCGATCATGGGTCTGGCGTCGGGGTTGGGCACGGGGATGCTGATTTTTGCTGGTGGATTGGCGACGCGCCCCGATTCGGCGCTGGCCGGGGTGACCGGCGGTATTTCGGCCGGCGAGTGGTTTTTATTCATGCAGGCGGTGGGCTATTTCTGGTGGCCGATGATGGGCGTGGCTTCGTTTTGGAGCCAGTTTCAGGATGGATTGTCGGCGGCCGAGCGCACTTTTGCCTTAATTGACGCCGAGGCGAAGGTGGTGCAAACGGCCGTTATCCCCATCCCCCGCCTCCAGGGCCACATCCAATTCGATCACGTCGCCTTCCGCTACACCGACAAAGAAGTCGTGCTGCCCGATTTCTCGCTGGACATCACCGCCGGCGAAATCATCGCCCTGGTGGGCCACACCGGCGCGGGCAAGAGCAGCATCGCCAAACTCATCACCCGTTTCTACGAATTCCAGGGCGGGCAAATTTTGGTAGACGGCCGTGACATCCGCACCCTGGACCTGAGCCAATACCGGCAGCAAATTGGCCTGGTCCCGCAAGAACCGTTCTTGTTCGATGGTTCTGTGCGCGACAACATCCGCTATGGCTTACCACAGGCCACCGACGACCGCGTGGCGTGGGCCGCCGCCCAAATTGACAACGGCGACTGGCTCAAGGCGCTGCCACACGGCCTGGACACCGACGTGGGTGAACGAGGCAGCAGCCTTTCGATGGGGCAGCGGCAGTTGGTGGCCCTGGCGCGGGTCATCCTGAAAGACCCGGCCATTTTCATTCTCGACGAGGCGACAGCCAGCGTGGACCCATTCACCGAAGCGCAGATTCAGGAAGGGTTGGATATGATCATGGCGCAGCGCACGGCCGTTGTCATTGCCCACCGCCTGTCTACCGTGAAAAACGCCGACCGGATTATTGTGATGGCAAACGGCCGTATCCTCGAAGAAGGCGACCACGAAACGCTGCTGGCCCACAGCGGCCATTATGCCGACCTGTACAACACCTACTTCCGTCACCAAAGCCTGGCTTACATTGAGAGTGGTATTCTGG
- a CDS encoding aminotransferase class V-fold PLP-dependent enzyme, which translates to MSDLKSLFLLDPDVIFLNHGSFGATPRPVFDVYQQWQRRLERQPVHFLVEELPHHLAAARQALADYLHAAADDLVYVPNATFALNVIARSLPLGPGDEVLTTDHEYGACNNTWRFLSQKQGFVYAPQPISLPVVSATAVADQFWQGVTPHTRVIFLSHITSSTALCFPVAEICRRARAAGILTLIDGAHAPGQIDLDLAAIDADFYFGNAHKWLCSPKGAAFLYARADRQALLEPLVVGWGWGEERTLRFGSDFLDFQQWLGTNDLSAYLAVPEAIAFQAAYNWTAVRQQCHDLLQETMRQIGIRTGLPSIYPDGGGFYHQMAAIPLPPGADLKALKARLYQEYRIEVPLVEWNGRAFIRVSIQGYNTPADTQALLDALAHCSVFGVQ; encoded by the coding sequence ATGTCTGATTTGAAATCATTATTCCTGCTCGATCCTGACGTTATCTTTCTGAATCATGGCTCTTTTGGGGCTACGCCGCGCCCGGTTTTCGACGTTTACCAGCAGTGGCAGCGCCGCCTGGAGCGCCAGCCGGTTCATTTTCTGGTGGAAGAACTGCCCCACCACCTGGCGGCGGCGCGGCAGGCATTGGCGGATTATTTGCACGCAGCCGCCGATGACCTGGTGTATGTGCCCAATGCCACCTTTGCCCTGAACGTTATCGCCCGGTCGCTGCCCCTGGGTCCGGGAGATGAGGTGCTGACCACCGACCACGAGTATGGCGCGTGTAACAATACCTGGCGTTTTCTCAGCCAGAAGCAAGGGTTTGTTTACGCGCCGCAGCCGATTTCGCTGCCGGTTGTGTCGGCAACGGCCGTTGCCGACCAATTCTGGCAGGGTGTCACCCCACACACCAGGGTCATCTTCCTCAGCCACATTACCTCTTCCACCGCGCTTTGCTTCCCGGTGGCCGAGATTTGCCGCCGGGCGCGGGCAGCGGGTATTCTAACGCTAATAGACGGGGCGCACGCGCCAGGGCAGATTGACCTGGATTTAGCCGCCATTGACGCCGACTTTTACTTCGGCAACGCCCACAAGTGGCTGTGCAGTCCCAAAGGCGCGGCCTTTTTGTACGCCCGCGCCGACCGGCAGGCTTTGTTGGAACCGCTAGTTGTCGGCTGGGGCTGGGGCGAGGAGCGCACGCTGCGCTTTGGCTCTGATTTTCTGGATTTTCAACAATGGTTGGGAACCAACGACCTGTCGGCGTATCTGGCAGTGCCGGAGGCCATTGCCTTTCAGGCGGCATACAACTGGACGGCCGTGCGTCAACAATGTCACGACTTGCTGCAAGAGACCATGCGCCAGATTGGTATACGAACAGGGCTGCCGTCCATCTACCCGGATGGCGGCGGCTTTTATCACCAGATGGCCGCCATCCCGCTGCCGCCCGGCGCCGACCTGAAAGCGTTGAAGGCGCGGCTGTACCAGGAATATCGCATAGAGGTTCCGTTGGTGGAATGGAACGGCCGTGCCTTCATCCGCGTCTCCATCCAAGGCTATAACACCCCCGCCGATACCCAGGCCCTATTGGATGCCCTGGCTCACTGTTCAGTTTTTGGTGTTCAGTAA
- a CDS encoding phage holin family protein: MIYFVIRVLVNALALSVTIIISPGLSLQPLLPGVVRISVTYILIGMLFGIINAFVRPLVLLLTARMLVRTMGLFAIVINAFLFWLLAWIAPSALVVTRPNLLWIAIGGTVMALVVMVMEAFFGLDKPEFRSKTENQFYWRWVGLLSSGRRNAIAENLRVAQISDIIGRYTKDIAVDMTPLARFRNFMQEILFRDVDPVQSLTLPAKVRYMLQELGPTFVKFGQIVSSRAEQLPPEWKHELERLQSNVPTFPYEIAREIFINELKDTPENLFAHFENEPFAAASTAQVHRATLHDGTAVVVKIQRPNIDITVKADLNVMRDLTKRIQKRQEWAQAIDLRSLVDEFANGILYELDYRNEAANISLLTRNMAQFDAIHLPAIYPDLCTSKVLTMEFMAGVKISNVERIEAAGIDRHNLAHQFVEAMTKQALFDGFFHADPHPGNVLVNLETGQIGFLDMGLMGELNRAQRMALADLLVSMVEMDGYSMGKAALRLSRPLPGRTISEAEFLEMMDRFGQRFLGDKSADISFVTTALQEVLRRAGLRLDPNFTLVFKTLMQADEIIRRLDPDILLSTAAVQSSLGLAREQFNTEALAKTVRTQISRSTREVIYRVPSLVEATTKWLDQYEKGRLSVHVDLSDVSKEVTRLDKAINKGLDRLVLGLVLTGWLVGSALASTMDAGFGDFPLAELAFYMFLAGTGVSAFVVWQTLKRLNQEEEES, translated from the coding sequence ATGATCTACTTTGTTATTCGCGTGCTGGTCAATGCTCTGGCGCTGTCGGTCACTATTATCATTTCCCCTGGCTTAAGTTTGCAGCCTCTTTTGCCCGGCGTAGTCAGAATTAGCGTCACTTACATTCTTATTGGCATGCTGTTTGGCATTATCAACGCCTTTGTTCGCCCATTGGTGCTGCTGCTGACAGCGCGGATGTTGGTGCGCACGATGGGCTTGTTCGCCATTGTCATCAACGCCTTTTTATTCTGGTTATTGGCCTGGATTGCTCCCAGCGCGCTGGTGGTCACCCGACCTAATCTATTGTGGATCGCCATTGGCGGCACGGTGATGGCCCTGGTGGTTATGGTGATGGAGGCCTTCTTCGGCCTGGATAAGCCAGAATTTCGCAGCAAAACGGAAAACCAATTCTATTGGCGTTGGGTGGGACTGCTCTCTTCCGGGCGGCGTAACGCCATCGCCGAAAACCTGCGTGTGGCCCAAATCTCCGACATTATCGGCCGTTATACCAAAGACATCGCCGTAGATATGACGCCGCTGGCCCGCTTCCGCAACTTTATGCAAGAGATACTTTTCCGCGACGTGGACCCGGTGCAGTCGTTGACGCTGCCGGCAAAAGTGCGTTACATGCTGCAAGAATTGGGGCCAACCTTTGTCAAGTTTGGGCAGATCGTTAGCAGCCGCGCCGAGCAGCTCCCGCCAGAATGGAAGCACGAATTGGAACGGCTGCAAAGTAATGTGCCCACCTTTCCCTATGAAATTGCCCGCGAAATCTTTATCAATGAGCTAAAAGACACGCCGGAGAACCTGTTTGCCCACTTCGAGAATGAGCCATTTGCCGCCGCTTCTACGGCCCAGGTTCACCGGGCGACGCTGCATGACGGCACGGCCGTTGTCGTTAAAATCCAGCGCCCTAACATTGATATTACCGTGAAAGCCGACCTGAATGTCATGCGTGATCTGACCAAACGCATTCAAAAACGGCAAGAATGGGCGCAGGCCATTGATCTGCGCAGCCTGGTAGACGAGTTTGCCAACGGCATCCTTTATGAACTGGATTACCGCAACGAAGCGGCCAATATCAGCTTGCTAACCCGCAACATGGCCCAATTCGACGCCATCCACCTGCCGGCCATTTACCCCGACCTCTGCACCAGCAAAGTATTGACGATGGAATTTATGGCTGGGGTTAAAATCAGCAACGTCGAGCGCATCGAAGCGGCCGGCATAGACCGCCACAATCTGGCCCATCAATTTGTCGAGGCCATGACCAAACAGGCGCTCTTTGATGGCTTTTTCCACGCCGACCCCCATCCCGGCAACGTGTTGGTGAACCTGGAAACAGGGCAGATTGGCTTCCTGGACATGGGGCTGATGGGCGAGTTGAACCGCGCCCAACGCATGGCCCTGGCGGATTTGCTGGTCTCTATGGTAGAGATGGATGGCTACAGCATGGGCAAAGCCGCCCTGCGCCTGAGCCGCCCATTGCCCGGCCGCACCATCAGCGAAGCCGAGTTTTTAGAGATGATGGATCGCTTTGGCCAGCGGTTTTTGGGCGATAAGTCGGCCGATATTTCGTTTGTGACCACCGCCCTGCAAGAGGTGCTGCGCCGGGCCGGCCTGCGGTTAGACCCCAACTTTACCCTGGTCTTCAAAACGCTGATGCAGGCCGACGAAATCATCCGCCGCCTGGACCCGGACATTTTGCTGTCTACAGCGGCCGTGCAAAGCAGCCTGGGGTTAGCCCGCGAGCAGTTTAATACCGAAGCCCTGGCAAAAACAGTGCGCACCCAAATCTCGCGCAGTACCCGCGAGGTGATCTACCGCGTACCGTCGCTGGTGGAAGCGACAACAAAATGGTTGGACCAATACGAAAAGGGGCGTCTGAGCGTTCACGTGGACTTGAGCGACGTTTCTAAAGAAGTAACCCGGCTGGATAAAGCCATCAACAAGGGGTTAGACCGGCTGGTGTTGGGGCTGGTATTGACCGGCTGGTTGGTGGGTTCTGCTCTGGCCAGCACGATGGACGCTGGTTTTGGCGATTTTCCGCTGGCGGAACTGGCTTTTTACATGTTCCTGGCCGGAACCGGCGTTAGCGCTTTTGTGGTCTGGCAAACGTTGAAGCGGTTGAATCAGGAAGAAGAAGAAAGTTAG
- a CDS encoding ABC transporter ATP-binding protein, whose translation MTNREFRLENEYQYNRQGPVRWILSHLWRYPWLSVAVTVTAIVNNFAYSYIQVFIGRGFDVITNPVWDIRALAVVAVGAFLAAAAQGLFGLGRNYANEIIAQRLERDSRDELYASLLGKDQTFHGRQRIGDIMARATNDVRTLNIMFSPGVMLIVDGFMGIVAPIILIAQLNTQLLIIPLLYLLLFAITLTDFARRLNPVSQAMRDQFGVMNAGLAESVSGIEVVKGNAQEIEELRKFTTSAARYKEYFVKQGIIQAWYLPLLILSVCLAGGFLQGMWLWRAGVLTLGEVVTFMGLFGVLRFPTFVSIFSFNLVQLGIASARRILEILNAETELDENAAGVSQPMRGDVVFENVSFGYNGSPVLDNISFTAKAGQTVAIVGQTGSGKTTLTRLINRIFDADNGRVLVDGLSVENWNLESLRSQISTIEQDVFLFSRTLAENIAFGCPDAHQTDIERAAHEAQAHDFITSFSEGYYTEVGERGVTLSGGQRQRIAIARAFLTDPRILILDDSTSAIDSATEDQIQRAMKRISRERTTFLITHRLSQIRWADHILVLNNGRLVDQGTHEELLERSEAYGRIFARYD comes from the coding sequence ATGACCAACCGTGAATTCCGCCTGGAAAATGAATATCAATACAACCGCCAGGGACCGGTGCGGTGGATACTATCACATTTGTGGCGCTACCCCTGGCTGTCAGTGGCGGTGACGGTGACAGCCATCGTCAATAATTTCGCCTACAGTTACATCCAGGTCTTCATCGGGCGCGGGTTTGACGTGATTACCAACCCTGTCTGGGACATTCGCGCCCTGGCGGTTGTCGCCGTTGGCGCGTTTTTGGCCGCCGCCGCGCAGGGGCTTTTTGGCCTGGGGCGCAACTACGCCAACGAAATCATCGCCCAACGGCTGGAGCGGGACAGCCGCGATGAGTTGTACGCCAGTTTGTTGGGGAAGGACCAGACTTTTCACGGCCGTCAACGCATCGGCGACATCATGGCCCGCGCCACCAACGACGTGCGCACCCTCAACATCATGTTCAGCCCTGGCGTCATGCTCATCGTGGATGGTTTCATGGGCATCGTCGCCCCTATCATCCTCATTGCCCAACTCAACACCCAACTGCTCATCATCCCCCTCCTTTACCTGCTGCTGTTCGCCATCACCCTGACCGATTTTGCCCGGCGGCTCAACCCCGTCAGCCAGGCCATGCGCGATCAGTTCGGCGTGATGAACGCCGGGCTGGCCGAATCTGTCAGCGGCATCGAAGTGGTGAAGGGCAACGCCCAGGAAATCGAAGAGCTGCGCAAATTCACTACCAGCGCCGCCCGCTACAAAGAGTATTTTGTCAAACAGGGCATCATCCAGGCGTGGTATTTGCCGCTGCTGATTCTAAGCGTCTGTCTGGCGGGCGGTTTTTTGCAGGGAATGTGGCTGTGGCGCGCCGGCGTGTTGACTCTGGGGGAAGTGGTGACGTTTATGGGGCTCTTTGGCGTGCTGCGCTTTCCCACCTTCGTCTCCATTTTTTCCTTCAATCTGGTGCAGTTGGGCATCGCCAGCGCCCGCCGCATTCTGGAAATTCTAAACGCGGAAACGGAACTGGACGAAAACGCAGCCGGCGTCAGCCAACCAATGCGCGGCGATGTGGTGTTCGAGAACGTCAGCTTTGGCTATAACGGCAGCCCGGTGCTGGACAATATCAGCTTCACGGCCAAAGCAGGGCAGACGGTCGCCATCGTCGGGCAAACCGGCTCCGGCAAAACGACCCTGACGCGCCTGATCAACCGGATTTTTGATGCGGATAACGGCCGTGTCCTGGTAGACGGCTTGTCGGTGGAAAATTGGAACCTGGAATCGCTGCGTTCACAAATCTCCACCATCGAGCAAGACGTTTTCCTCTTCTCGCGCACGTTGGCGGAGAACATCGCCTTTGGCTGCCCGGACGCCCATCAGACCGACATTGAGCGCGCCGCCCACGAGGCCCAGGCCCACGACTTCATCACCAGTTTCAGCGAAGGCTACTACACCGAAGTGGGCGAACGGGGCGTCACGCTGTCCGGCGGGCAGCGGCAGCGCATCGCCATCGCCCGCGCTTTCCTCACCGATCCGCGCATCCTCATCCTGGACGATTCGACCAGCGCCATAGACAGCGCCACCGAAGATCAGATTCAGCGGGCGATGAAGCGCATCAGCCGCGAGCGCACGACCTTTCTCATCACCCATCGCCTCAGCCAGATTCGCTGGGCGGACCATATTTTGGTGCTGAATAACGGCCGTCTCGTAGACCAGGGCACGCACGAAGAGCTGCTAGAACGCAGCGAAGCGTATGGGCGCATCTTTGCGCGGTATGATTAG
- a CDS encoding sulfite exporter TauE/SafE family protein, whose protein sequence is MLVFFIVFIAIFTQAVTGFGLALVSMPLLLLVMDIQMASPLVALVGIVAELLLLLHYRANLNMRAVARLIVASLVGIPLGVTLLRQVEAEVITAVLGGIIILYSLYALVGFRLPQLTRPIWAYGFGFAAGLLGGAYNISGPPVIIYGACRRWPPAEFKSNLQGFFVVSSFTIIMTHAWGGNLTPAVWRNFFIALPAVLLALVIGFRVDTLLDPDRFRRIVLLALVVLGIGLIVG, encoded by the coding sequence GTGCTCGTCTTCTTCATCGTCTTCATCGCCATTTTCACGCAGGCAGTGACAGGTTTTGGGTTGGCGTTGGTGTCCATGCCCCTGCTGCTGTTGGTGATGGACATTCAGATGGCGTCGCCGCTGGTGGCGCTGGTGGGCATTGTGGCCGAGCTGCTGCTGCTGCTGCATTATCGGGCGAATTTGAACATGCGGGCAGTGGCGCGGCTGATTGTGGCCTCGCTGGTGGGTATTCCGCTAGGGGTCACGCTGCTGCGCCAGGTGGAGGCGGAGGTGATTACGGCCGTTCTTGGCGGCATCATCATCCTCTACAGCCTGTATGCTCTGGTTGGCTTCCGGCTGCCTCAACTGACGCGCCCGATCTGGGCGTATGGCTTTGGTTTCGCCGCCGGGCTGCTGGGTGGGGCTTATAATATCAGCGGCCCGCCAGTCATCATTTATGGCGCCTGCCGCCGTTGGCCCCCGGCCGAGTTTAAGAGCAATTTGCAGGGCTTTTTTGTCGTCAGCAGTTTTACCATCATCATGACCCACGCTTGGGGCGGCAACCTGACGCCGGCGGTTTGGCGCAATTTTTTCATCGCGCTGCCGGCCGTTTTGTTGGCGCTGGTCATCGGGTTTCGGGTGGATACACTGCTCGATCCCGACCGCTTCCGGCGCATTGTGCTGCTGGCGTTGGTGGTGTTGGGGATTGGTTTGATAGTGGGTTAG
- a CDS encoding alpha/beta hydrolase has translation MLRLINQFVYRPDATFADPGFTPADLGLAYEDVTLTTADKLALWAWYFPVAEPRCVLLYAHGNAGDIRDWAAAVPPFLALGYSVLLFDYRGYGRSQGRPSEEGLYLDGEAAWGWVRQRAAEAGLPAVMLGKSLGTAVTIHAASQNPPTALILDSPFASMQEIAMSITPWLPDAMLPPLYESEKRAPQVMCPTLIVHGDADTLVPLAHAQRIYAALGASDKGMRIIAGAGHNDLSSFPEYHQAVAEFLARCLADS, from the coding sequence ATGTTACGACTCATCAACCAATTTGTTTACCGCCCAGACGCCACCTTTGCCGATCCTGGGTTTACCCCGGCGGATTTGGGCCTGGCATACGAAGATGTGACCCTGACGACGGCCGATAAACTGGCGCTGTGGGCCTGGTATTTTCCGGTGGCAGAACCCCGCTGTGTGCTGTTATATGCGCATGGCAACGCCGGGGACATCCGCGACTGGGCAGCGGCCGTTCCACCATTTTTGGCGTTGGGGTACAGCGTGCTGCTGTTCGATTACCGCGGATATGGGCGCAGCCAGGGACGGCCGTCTGAGGAAGGGCTGTATTTGGACGGCGAAGCAGCCTGGGGTTGGGTGCGCCAGCGGGCCGCTGAGGCGGGTTTACCGGCGGTCATGTTGGGCAAATCGCTGGGTACGGCCGTAACCATCCACGCAGCCAGCCAAAACCCACCCACCGCCCTCATCCTGGACAGCCCCTTTGCTTCCATGCAAGAAATCGCCATGTCCATTACTCCCTGGCTGCCCGACGCCATGCTGCCGCCGTTGTACGAATCGGAAAAACGCGCTCCCCAGGTGATGTGCCCGACGCTGATCGTTCATGGAGACGCCGATACCCTCGTGCCGTTGGCCCATGCCCAACGCATTTATGCTGCCCTCGGCGCGTCAGACAAAGGGATGCGCATCATTGCCGGGGCCGGCCACAACGACCTCTCCAGTTTTCCCGAATATCACCAGGCTGTTGCTGAATTTCTGGCGCGCTGCCTGGCCGACAGCTAA
- a CDS encoding ABC transporter substrate-binding protein: MDGQNVAQADWQHQPNGSGPFKLVRWEDDTVIVLQRFDNYYLEPAQVTHVVYQLGAGLPLAMYETGDIDLVGIGGATLERARDPNNPLSRELRTAVSLCTSTLGLNNRLAPFDDPRVRQAFNYALDKELLIETFAHGSALPALGPLPPGMPGYGRSQVVGYPYDPARARQLLVEAGYANMDDFPTLTYYTSGYGDVGGYGTAVISLWQETLGVTIEPVVLDPFTYYDELYGGNVGHIFESGWCADYPDPQNFLDVLYHSRSPQNIGGFHDPTINGLLEAARVEPDVDGRLQLYANIERQIVAEAPVVFTTHSLSAVLVKPDIQNYVLSPMGVRQWHVVTKN; the protein is encoded by the coding sequence GTGGATGGGCAAAACGTGGCCCAGGCTGATTGGCAGCACCAACCCAACGGCAGCGGCCCCTTTAAGCTGGTTCGCTGGGAGGACGACACGGTCATCGTTTTGCAACGTTTTGATAATTATTACCTGGAACCAGCCCAAGTGACCCATGTGGTATACCAGTTGGGCGCAGGGCTGCCGCTGGCAATGTATGAAACAGGCGACATTGACCTGGTGGGCATTGGTGGCGCGACGTTGGAGCGGGCGCGGGACCCGAATAATCCGTTGAGCCGGGAATTACGCACGGCCGTATCCCTCTGCACTTCCACCCTGGGATTAAACAATCGTCTGGCCCCGTTCGATGACCCGCGTGTGCGCCAGGCGTTTAATTATGCCCTGGACAAGGAACTGCTTATTGAAACCTTTGCCCACGGCAGCGCCCTGCCAGCCCTGGGGCCGCTGCCGCCTGGAATGCCTGGTTATGGCCGCAGCCAGGTAGTTGGCTACCCCTATGATCCGGCGCGGGCGCGCCAGCTTTTGGTCGAGGCCGGTTATGCAAACATGGACGATTTCCCCACGCTGACGTACTATACATCTGGTTATGGTGACGTGGGTGGTTATGGGACGGCCGTTATCAGCCTATGGCAAGAAACGTTGGGCGTTACCATTGAGCCGGTCGTTCTGGACCCGTTCACCTACTACGATGAGCTGTACGGTGGCAACGTAGGGCATATTTTTGAGAGCGGTTGGTGCGCCGATTACCCAGACCCACAGAATTTTCTGGATGTGTTGTACCACAGCCGGTCGCCGCAGAATATTGGCGGCTTCCATGACCCGACCATAAATGGCTTGCTGGAAGCGGCGCGGGTGGAACCAGATGTAGACGGCCGTTTGCAGCTTTACGCCAACATCGAACGACAGATCGTCGCCGAAGCCCCGGTGGTATTTACAACACACAGCTTGTCGGCCGTGTTGGTGAAACCAGACATACAAAACTACGTTCTTTCGCCTATGGGCGTGCGCCAATGGCATGTCGTGACGAAGAATTGA